Proteins encoded together in one Magnetococcus sp. PR-3 window:
- a CDS encoding efflux RND transporter periplasmic adaptor subunit, translating to MKPFLNHILCSVALLLGLFWHGSVYGADAFPVELRALSLGGHKTQVQVFGRLEVTPQKLYFLTDGLMLKPKVKSGQKVKKYSLLASLDAFFIKKEIERHRLEVEFNRKELSRMQALSSHKVASKKRFDTAKVQLSRAENALEQAQERLKRHSLRAPAAGRVLYRHVDHAQPVTTTTPILDFKADHEPWLVTLRVPAHQMSKVDVKAPVKLHFPAHPHERFTGKVYQGAMSQPLGDGHFDLKVSILEKSAFFRSGLQVQAQLDLRAVKEQGIYPIPLAALAAIHGGQGDLFVLKQDQRQVTKIRVAFHRVETTVAQVFTDLSSYSHYVYRGQHQLRDGVLIRTVKP from the coding sequence ATGAAGCCTTTTTTGAATCATATACTCTGTTCTGTAGCTCTCCTGCTGGGTCTGTTTTGGCACGGCTCCGTTTATGGGGCAGACGCGTTCCCGGTAGAGTTACGTGCACTTAGTCTGGGTGGTCATAAAACCCAGGTACAGGTTTTTGGTCGGTTAGAAGTAACCCCACAGAAGCTCTATTTTTTAACCGATGGTTTGATGCTTAAACCCAAGGTTAAGAGTGGCCAAAAGGTAAAAAAATACAGTCTGTTGGCTAGTCTGGATGCCTTTTTCATCAAAAAGGAGATTGAACGGCACCGGCTGGAGGTTGAATTTAATCGTAAAGAACTCAGCCGTATGCAGGCGCTCTCTAGCCATAAGGTTGCCTCTAAAAAGCGCTTTGATACGGCAAAGGTTCAACTCTCACGAGCTGAAAATGCGCTGGAGCAAGCCCAGGAACGGTTAAAGCGCCATAGCTTGCGCGCACCGGCGGCAGGGCGTGTTTTGTATCGCCATGTGGACCATGCTCAGCCGGTTACCACCACGACCCCCATTTTGGACTTTAAGGCTGATCATGAACCTTGGCTGGTTACCTTGCGGGTTCCGGCGCATCAGATGTCTAAAGTGGATGTCAAAGCTCCGGTTAAACTGCATTTTCCAGCCCATCCTCATGAGCGCTTCACCGGCAAAGTGTACCAGGGGGCTATGAGTCAGCCGTTGGGTGACGGACATTTTGACCTGAAAGTGAGCATACTGGAGAAAAGCGCATTTTTTCGCTCTGGGCTACAGGTACAAGCTCAGTTAGATCTACGGGCTGTGAAAGAGCAGGGGATCTATCCCATACCTCTTGCAGCGCTGGCGGCGATTCATGGGGGGCAGGGTGATCTGTTTGTATTAAAACAAGATCAACGGCAAGTGACCAAAATTCGAGTTGCCTTCCATCGGGTAGAGACGACCGTTGCTCAGGTATTTACCGACCTTTCCAGCTACAGCCACTACGTCTATAGAGGGCAGCACCAACTCCGTGATGGTGTGCTGATAAGAACGGTTAAACCCTAG